One Deltaproteobacteria bacterium genomic region harbors:
- a CDS encoding radical SAM protein, giving the protein MSVLVAALGGAVAILLGIAFRRAAGAAGELGALADALPGATPSRSPAIVCRTLRIYFIKPSKYDDAGRVQYFWKGVLPNNTLTVLAALNDTYNELRRDQGVYLETVIWDEQVDGPILSATIRAMQEKALEDGVEVIIGLAGVQTNQYPRGRDLALQFRRAGFPVLFGGFHVSGHPETRAFLEDCGITTVVGEAETIWCELLDDYLRGQLRPSYSVTDGIRAKTGSGEITVPVITGAQLPAISDPYLHRFASSSMTTLDTSRGCPFTCSYCSVKNVMGRTMRARDPEAVVRWIRDAGDRHGIRSLFIVDDDFFRSPTWEPILEGMAAYRRDGHDLSFMMQVDAEAAAFGDLRPGEPPSSQRRKCERFLELAAAAGCYSAFVGFETFNPQNLLAAAKVQNLEKEQRRRKDEASDRALAAVKEKYRRVVHNWHRHGVAVHCGYMIGFPFDGPECGRQSAEWLLEVGVDLASFFIVTPLPGTEDHDKALREGTILDWDFNNYDSQHMVSHHPRMTTAQVVQAYRDAYLTFYSARNTMRSLLTFHGVPGLSWAARSAMWRQRAYYFYSYRAGRHPMLGGIWQRRLPAARREVLTDEEARGHYLGGGIVSAEGVRLGLPAA; this is encoded by the coding sequence ATGTCCGTGCTCGTGGCTGCACTCGGTGGCGCCGTCGCCATCCTCCTCGGGATCGCCTTTCGCCGGGCCGCCGGTGCGGCCGGCGAGCTCGGGGCCCTGGCCGACGCCCTGCCCGGCGCGACGCCCTCCCGCTCGCCCGCCATCGTCTGCCGAACGCTCCGGATCTACTTCATCAAGCCCTCGAAGTACGACGACGCGGGCCGGGTGCAGTACTTCTGGAAGGGAGTGCTGCCCAACAACACGCTCACCGTCCTGGCCGCGCTCAACGACACCTACAACGAGCTGCGGCGCGATCAGGGCGTCTACCTCGAGACGGTCATCTGGGACGAGCAGGTGGACGGACCGATCCTCTCCGCCACGATCCGCGCGATGCAGGAAAAGGCGCTCGAGGACGGCGTCGAGGTCATCATCGGGCTCGCCGGCGTGCAGACCAACCAGTACCCGCGGGGCCGGGACCTCGCCCTCCAGTTCCGTCGCGCCGGCTTCCCCGTGCTCTTCGGCGGCTTCCACGTGAGCGGCCATCCCGAGACCCGCGCCTTCCTGGAGGACTGCGGCATCACCACCGTCGTCGGCGAGGCCGAGACGATCTGGTGCGAGCTGCTCGACGACTACCTCCGGGGCCAGCTGCGGCCGAGCTACAGCGTCACCGACGGCATCCGTGCCAAGACCGGCTCGGGAGAGATCACCGTGCCGGTCATCACCGGCGCCCAGCTCCCGGCGATCAGCGACCCCTACCTCCACCGTTTCGCCTCCTCCAGCATGACGACGCTCGACACCTCACGCGGCTGTCCGTTCACGTGCTCGTACTGCAGCGTGAAGAACGTCATGGGCCGGACGATGCGCGCGCGCGACCCGGAGGCGGTGGTGCGCTGGATCCGCGACGCAGGCGACCGCCACGGCATTCGCTCCCTCTTCATCGTCGACGACGACTTCTTCCGGAGCCCCACCTGGGAGCCGATCCTCGAGGGCATGGCCGCGTACCGCCGTGATGGGCACGACCTTTCCTTCATGATGCAGGTGGACGCCGAGGCGGCGGCCTTCGGCGACCTCCGGCCCGGCGAGCCGCCCTCGTCGCAGCGCCGGAAGTGCGAGCGCTTCCTCGAGCTCGCGGCGGCGGCCGGCTGCTACTCCGCCTTCGTCGGCTTCGAGACCTTCAACCCGCAGAACCTGCTGGCCGCCGCGAAGGTCCAGAACCTGGAAAAGGAGCAGCGACGCCGCAAGGACGAGGCGTCGGATCGGGCGCTCGCCGCCGTCAAGGAGAAGTACCGCCGGGTCGTCCACAACTGGCACCGTCACGGCGTGGCGGTCCACTGCGGCTACATGATCGGCTTCCCTTTCGACGGGCCCGAGTGCGGGCGGCAGTCGGCCGAGTGGCTGCTCGAGGTGGGCGTCGACCTGGCGTCCTTCTTCATCGTGACCCCGCTGCCGGGGACCGAAGACCACGACAAGGCGCTGCGCGAGGGGACCATCCTCGACTGGGACTTCAACAACTACGATTCGCAGCACATGGTCTCGCACCATCCGCGCATGACGACGGCGCAGGTCGTGCAGGCCTACCGGGATGCCTATCTCACCTTCTACTCGGCCCGGAACACGATGCGCTCGCTGCTCACGTTCCACGGGGTGCCCGGTCTCAGCTGGGCTGCCCGCTCGGCGATGTGGCGACAGCGGGCCTACTACTTCTACAGCTACCGCGCGGGTCGGCACCCGATGCTCGGCGGCATCTGGCAGCGGCGGCTGCCGGCAGCGCGGCGGGAAGTGCTGACCGACGAGGAGGCCCGCGGCCACTACCTGGGCGGCGGGATCGTGAGCGCGGAGGGCGTGCGGCTCGGGCTGCCCGCGGCTTGA